One stretch of Oncorhynchus tshawytscha isolate Ot180627B linkage group LG19, Otsh_v2.0, whole genome shotgun sequence DNA includes these proteins:
- the LOC112218234 gene encoding dual specificity protein phosphatase 8-like isoform X2 — protein sequence MLSVLRAMPLDLVIAPAEDCFWPVLQESDRRLKIRVRRTKEGRELRGGFVAFSSCFPGLCESKPALPMSISQPCLPVANVGPTRILPHLYLGSQKDVLNQDLMVQNGITYVLNASNTCPKPDFISESHFMRVPVNDNYCEKLLPWLEKTNQFIDKAKVSNCRVIVHCLAGISRSATIAIAYIMKTMGLSSDDAYRFVKDRRPSISPNFNFLGQLLEFEKGLRLLQALSDDKTSEGKGQSQGSEVNGVSSGSEVNGHHDFSLAEPPTPSEPKLPSPTSLQQGFNGLHLSAERILDTNRLKRSFSLDIKSVYSPSSPHCPRLAGPTHSEDVPKLCKLDSPPVNGICPQFSPAPDSPGSAESPFPSPGCGGSIGGLGVGGPSEGGIRSGGPSLSRPRRKAKHGSGSGGAGSTSNSPVHSYLPHPQSLSLALGRSLPVHKSPSLDDNLKGSMLLSLPTMGSGTMWTKHRDTVQATTPVTPTTDTPWYFGAEEVGEGGMELGGGGGGGVRFGSSSAYVAFGCSEGVRLRDKTAASSASSSSTTVANGTGSNSSDKQFKRRSCQMEFEEGISETRSREELGKIGKQSSFSGSMEIIEVS from the exons ATGTTGAGCGTGTTGAGGGCGATGCCTCTGGACCTGGTCATAGCCCCGGCGGAGGACTGTTTCTGGCCTGTCCTGCAGGAGTCAGACAGGAGGCTGAAGATCAGAGTCCGCAGGACCAAAGAAGGGAGGGAGTTACGAG ggGGCTTTGTTGCATTCTCCTCCTGTTTCCCCGGGCTGTGTGAGAGCAAGCCAGCTTTGCCTATGAGCATATCCCAGCCCTGCCTGCCTGTAGCTAACGTAGGCCCCACACGCATCCTACCACACCTCTACCTGGGATCGCAGAAAGACGTCCTCAACCAG GACCTGATGGTTCAGAATGGCATCACGTACGTGCTGAATGCCAGTAACACCTGTCCCAAGCCTGACTTCATCAGCGAGAGCCACTTCATGCGGGTCCCTGTCAACGACAACTACTGCGAGAAGCTACTGCCCTGGCTGGAGAAAACCAACCAATTCATTG ACAAAGCCAAGGTGTCAAACTGCAGAGTCATTGTGCACTGCCTGGCTGGAATCTCACGCTCGGCAACCATCGCCATCGCATACATCATGAAGACAATGGGCCTGTCATCGGATGACGCCTACAG GTTTGTGAAGGACCGACGGCCTTCAATATCGCCCAACTTCAACTTCCTGGGCCAGCTGCTGGAGTTCGAGAAGGGGCTGCGGCTCCTCCAAGCTCTGTCGGATGACAAGACCTCTGAGGGCAAAGGTCAATCCCAGGGTTCAGAGGTCAACGGGGTCAGCTCAGGTTCAGAGGTCAACGGTCATCATGACTTTTCATTAGCAGAGCCCCCGACCCCTTCAGAACCCAAGCTCCCCTCGCCGACCTCCCTCCAGCAGGGCTTCAACGGCCTCCACCTGTCAGCCGAGCGCATCCTGGACACCAACCGGCTGAAGCGCTCTTTCTCCCTGGACATCAAGTCTGTGTACTCCCCTAGCAGCCCCCACTGCCCGCGCCTGGCAGGGCCCACACACTCCGAGGATGTGCCCAAGCTGTGTAAACTGGACAGCCCCCCTGTCAACGGCATCTGTCCCCAGTTCTCCCCCGCCCCGGACAGCCCTGGCTCAGCCGAGTCGCCCTTCCCCTCCCCGGGGTGCGGCGGTAGCATCGGAGGTCTCGGCGTCGGGGGTCCCAGTGAAGGGGGCATTCGCTCTGGAGGTCCCTCATTGTCCAGGCCCAGGAGGAAAGCCAAGCACGGCTCTGGATCTGGTGGAGCTGGATCCACAAGCAACTCCCCGGTCCACTCCTACCTCCCACACCCCCAGTCCCTCAGCCTGGCTCTGGGACGCTCCCTGCCCGTCCACAAGAGCCCCAGCCTGGACGACAACCTGAAGGGCTCCATGCTTCTCTCCCTGCCCACCATGGGATCTGGGACCATGTGgaccaaacacagagacacagtccaGGCGACCACCCCAGTCACCCCTACCACCGACACCCCCTGGTACTTTGGGGCAGAAGAGgtaggggaaggagggatggaactCGGAGGCGGCGGTGGAGGAGGGGTGCGATTCGGAAGCAGCTCAGCGTACGTGGCGTTCGGGTGTAGCGAAGGGGTGCGGCTACGGGACAAAACGGCGGCGTCGTCAGCGTCGTCATCCTCGACGACCGTTGCTAACGGGACGGGCTCCAACAGCAGCGACAAGCAGTTCAAGCGGCGCAGCTGTCAGATGGAGTTTGAGGAGGGCATCTCCGAGACACGTTCCCGGGAGGAGTTAGGGAAGATTGGGAAGCAGTCTAGCTTCTCCGGGAGCATGGAGATCATCGAGGTCTCTTGA